CAGAGCAAACCCTGGGTGAACGCGTGCCGGTCGTGGGGCAGGCTTGCGAGCACCCGCGGGGAGACCACCGGTGCCTGGGCCAGGACCGGCCCGCTGCCAGCAAGAAGCCAGATGAGGATCGCGGCGCGTGAGAGTACGCTCAGCATGGGCCCAGCTTGGGCCAGGACCACAGCCGCGTCAAGCTGGGGCAATCAGCGACCGATATAGTTGAACAGAGAGAGCTGGCTGATCGATACGAAAGATTTCTGCGCTGCTTCCAGCGCAGTCTGGGTGCGGGTGAGATCGGTGATGGCCTTGGCGTAGTCGAGATCGGTGAGCTCCGACAGGGTGGTCTGGTATTGCAGCACGCTGTCGCCATGGGTGCCGTCGGTGGCATCCAATTCACGCAGGCGCGCGCCCACCGAGGCCCGCACGCGCAGCACGTTGTTGAGGGCATTGTCCAGGCTAGACAGGGCAGCGCTCAACTGAGCGCCGGTGATGCTGCCGGTATCGAGCTGGTTGATCAGGGTGTCCAGGGTGGCGAACACATCCTGCCCGGCCACGCCTGGTCGGAACACGTCTTGCCCGGTATCGTTGATGGCGATGCGGCGCGACGCGGCGATCTGCACACTGCGTATCCCCTGGTCGCCGGCATAGACGCCGGCACCGCTCGTCTGGGTGAATGGGCGCACCTGGCTCTGGTAGCCCGCGAACAGATACTGGCCTTGACCGTCCTGGCTGTTGGCCAGCCCCAGCAGTTCCTGATAGCGGCCTTTGAGCTCGGCGGCGAGCGCCCGGAGATTGGCGGGCGAGAGGGTGGGATTGCCTGAGTTGATGGCGGTGACTTTGGCGTCTTGGATGACCCGCGCGATCTGCCCCAGCACGGTGTCTTCCAGAGAGAGGGCCTGATGGGCGCGGGTGATGTTCGCCTGGTATTGCTGAGTGACGCTCAGGGACTGAGCGATTTCCAGAGTCTGGGCGCTGGCGACGGGATCGTCGCTGGGGGCGAGCAGGCGCCGTCCGGCGGCCAGCTGCTGCTGGAACTTCACGAGCTCCGAAGTGCGGTTCTGGATGGCGGAGACACCCAGCTCATAGATCATGGGGCTGCTGATGCGCATGGTCGACTCCCGTCAACGCAATCCGAGGATGGTATCGAACAGGATGTTACCGGTCTGGACGACCTTGGCTGCGGCCTGGTAGGCCTGCTGGTAGCGCAGGAGATTGGCCGCTTCCTCGTCCAGGTTCACGCCCGACACCTCTTGCTGGGCCTGTTTGGTCTGGGTGAGCAGCGCCGCCTGGGCCTTGGCGTTGATCTGCACCTCCTGGGAGCGGCTACCCACCGCGCTCACCATCTGACTGTAGGCACCCTGGTAGGTGGTGGTGTTGCCGGCCAGGAGATTGCGGATCTGCAAGGCGGCGAGTTCCAACGCATTGCGGCCATCGCCGATGCCACCGGTGTTGGGCCCGATGGTGAAGGTATCGCCTGCCGCCGGCACGCCGCTGATCTGAACCGTCCAGCCATTGAAGCTGATGGCGCCGCCGGAGGTGTAGCTAAGCCCGGTGGGATTGCCGGTGCCCACGCCACTCACGTCGAAAGTGGTGGGGCTGGTGAAGGTGATGGTCACAGGCGCTAGCAGGTTAGGATTCAAAGGCGGCTGACTGGTCGCATCCACCGTGCCCGGCGTGATGGTGGCGCTGCCGGTGTTGCTCACGGCAGCGCTGGCGCGGATGGGGGCCCCCGCGGCGATGCGGTTGACGTCGTCGATGGCAAGCGAGATATCGCGCGCGCCGTAGCGGCTGGGCAGCACTAGGAAGCTGTCGCCATCGGTCGGGCTGCCCGTCATGGAGAGGGTGAGCCCCGGAATGGCGGTGGCCAGCGAGCCGGCAGCCACCGTGTTGGTGGTGTGGTTGACCAGGTCTTCCACCACGTAGCTGTTGCTGCCGGCTTGATAGGTGAGGCGGTAGCTGCCGGTGGTGAGGGCTGCTGCGCCGGCATTGCTGGTGACCAGGCTGGCCGAGAGCACGCCTGTGCCGGTGTTGGCGTCACTGGCTTTCACCGTGGGCGTGGTGCTGGCCAGCTTGAAGAAATCCCCTCCGAGCGCACCCAGCAGGTCCTGTCCCAGGCGGTGCTGGTTGTTGAAGGTTTCGGCAAGGGTTACCGCCACGCGCCCTAGACCGTTTTGGGCCGCATCCAGCGCCTCACGCCGGAAGGCGAGCAGCCCCCCCAGCTTGCCGCCGGTGAGATCGAGCTGGTTCAAGGCGATCTGCCCCCCGCCACCAGTTTGAAGCACCACGTCGAGATTGTCCGGGTCGAGGGTGGAGCGCACCGCCGCGAGCCGGAAGGGCACATGGCCCACCACCAGGGCCTGACCGTTACCGATGAAGACGTTGAAGGTGCCATCGTCCTGCTTCACCACGGTGGCGCGTACCCGCTCGTTGAGCTCGGCGATGAGTTGGTCGCGTTGATCCAGCAGATCGTTAGGCGGCTGGCGGTTGGTGTTCTGGGCGAGCACGATTTTTTCGTTGAGTTGGGCGATTTGAGCGGCATAGGCATTGATCTCGGCGGTCACCCCCTGAAGCTGGGTATCGACCCCTTCGCGTATGCCCTGGATGCGTTGGTCCATGGCGTTGAAGCGCGCCACCAAGGCCTGGGCGCTGGAGATCAGCAACTGCCGCGCCGGCACCGAGGCGGGGTCGTTGGCCACCGTCTGCACGCCGGTAAAGAATTGCTGCAGGGCAGGCGATAGGCCCGAGTTGGGATCACCCAGCAGGTTGTCCAACTGGCGCACCTGGAACGAATAAGTCTCGAAGAAGGCGCTTTGTGCCGTGGTGGCCAGCACCTGGTTGTCGAGGAACTCGTTGTAGATGCGCTTGACCGTATCCACCTTCGCCCCTTGGCCGAGCCAGCCGGCACCGGTACCGAAGGGCAAGAGCGTCGATTGGCGGATTTCCTGACGGTGGAAACCCGGCGTGTTGACATTGGCGATGTTGTGCTGCGTGGTGACCAGCCCATACTGGGCCACGTTGAGGGCGCGCACGCCGATGTCGATGATGCTGCTGGTCATGAGTCTGCTCCTGCCGGCGTGGGAAGGCTATCCAGGCCGGCTCGTTTGCTATTAACGGCGGTGTGATGGTTTTCTTGACTCACGCCGCCATCGCCTCCCGGAAGGTCGCGCTGGCCATCACCCGTGTCAGTTTCGCCGCGTAGGCGGGGTCCGTGGCATAACCTGCTTGCTGCAGGGCCTGAGCGAAGGCCGTGAAATCGGTGACCTGTCGTGCGGCCCGGAAGCGCTCGGACCGCCCGAGCAGGCGCGCATAGTCGGCGAAGGCCTCCCCATAGGAGTCGTAGGCCCGGAAGCGCGCCAGCTTGCTTTGCGCCTTGCCGTTCACGTACTCCGTGGTGGGGATGTCCACCGTGGCACCACGCCATTCGCTGCCGGCCTTGATACCAAACAGGTTGTGGCTGGGGCGACCGTCCGGTAGGCGAATCTCCCGCGCGCCCCAGCCGGATTCCAGGGCCGCTTGGGCTACCAGGAAGGCAGGCGGCACCCCCAGCGCGCGGGCCGCTGCCACTGCGTGATCCCACACCGCTGAGACGAAGGCCTTGGGGCCTGGCGTCGTGGTGGGCGCCACCGGCATCCCTGCTAGAGGCATCATGTCGCTGCCGGGCATACGGGTCTTGAGGGGAAGGGCGGATGGCGTGCGCTCAAGATCAATGGGCTTGGTCTTGCGCGCTAGAGGCAGAGGTGTGCGGTCCTGACTCCCGTTTGCGCTGGGCGCGCCTTGCACCTGGGCGAGTAGCATGTCGGCGATACCCATGCCGCGGCCCGAAGTCGCCAGGCTATGGGCAAGCTGCTGGTCGGCCAACTCGCGATAGAGGCGGGTGGTGTCGCTATCGAACGGTCCGCCCTGGGGCGCGGTGGCACGCATGCTTTTCAGCAGGATGCCCAAAAACAAACCTTCGAATTCCCGTGCCACCGCCGCCAGCGAGCCCGGGCCATCGGCCTTGGCCGCATGGTGCAAACCGGCCAGGGTGCGGGGATCCAGGGCGAGCGCGGCCGCGCCGGACATCAGATGATCTCCAGCTCCGCGCGCAGCGCTCCCGCAGCCTTCATGGCCTGTAGAATGGCCAGCAAATCCTGCGGCGTGGCGCCGACGGCATTGAGGGCTTTCACCACTTCCGCCAGATTCACGCTGGTGGGAATGGTGATAAGGTTGCCTTTCTCGGGCTTGATTTCGATCTGCGCCTGCTGGGTTACTACGGTCTGACCACCGGACAGGGGTCCCGGCTGGCTCACCCTGGGCTCGTTGGTGATGGTTACCGACAGGTTGCCGTGGGCCACCGCGCAGGTATCCACTTGCACTGCCTGGTTCATCACCACCGAGCCGGTGCGCGCATTGAGCACGACCTTGGCCGGCGCGTCGCCTGCGATCACGTTGAGGTTTTCCACCTGTGCGAGAAACGCCACCCTTGCGCTGGGATCACGCGGCGCGCGCACTTGCACCATGCGGCCGTCCAGCGCCACCGCGGTGCCCGCTCCGAAGGCGTTGTTGATCGACTGCACGACCCGGTTGGCGGTGGTGAAGTCGGTGGAATGCAGCTCGAGCTGAACCGTATCACCCTGGGTCAAGGGGCTGGCCACCGACCGCTCCACGGTGGCACCGGCGGGAATGCGGCCCGCGCTCAAATGGTTAACCGTCACGCTGGAGCCTGCCGCGGCCGCACCTGCGCCGGCGATGACCACATTGCCTTGGGCGATGGCATAGACTTGGCCATCCGCGCCCTTGAGGGGCGTCATGAGCAGGGTGCCACCCCGCAGACTCTTGGCGTTGCCCAAGGAAGACACGGTGACGTCGATGGTCTGGCCCGGTTTGGCAAACGGGGGGAGGCTTGCGGTGACCATCACGGCTGCCACGTTCTTGAGTTGCAGCCCGGTGGCTGCGGCAGGCGGCAGGTTCACACCCAGTTGAGTGAGCATGTTGGCAATGCTTTGCACCGTGAACGGTGTTTGGGTGGTTTGGTCGCCGCTACCATCCAGGCCCACCACCAAGCCATAGCCAATGAGCTGGTTGCTGCGTAC
This genomic interval from Thiobacter sp. AK1 contains the following:
- the flgJ gene encoding flagellar assembly peptidoglycan hydrolase FlgJ, with the translated sequence MSGAAALALDPRTLAGLHHAAKADGPGSLAAVAREFEGLFLGILLKSMRATAPQGGPFDSDTTRLYRELADQQLAHSLATSGRGMGIADMLLAQVQGAPSANGSQDRTPLPLARKTKPIDLERTPSALPLKTRMPGSDMMPLAGMPVAPTTTPGPKAFVSAVWDHAVAAARALGVPPAFLVAQAALESGWGAREIRLPDGRPSHNLFGIKAGSEWRGATVDIPTTEYVNGKAQSKLARFRAYDSYGEAFADYARLLGRSERFRAARQVTDFTAFAQALQQAGYATDPAYAAKLTRVMASATFREAMAA
- the flgL gene encoding flagellar hook-associated protein FlgL, translating into MRISSPMIYELGVSAIQNRTSELVKFQQQLAAGRRLLAPSDDPVASAQTLEIAQSLSVTQQYQANITRAHQALSLEDTVLGQIARVIQDAKVTAINSGNPTLSPANLRALAAELKGRYQELLGLANSQDGQGQYLFAGYQSQVRPFTQTSGAGVYAGDQGIRSVQIAASRRIAINDTGQDVFRPGVAGQDVFATLDTLINQLDTGSITGAQLSAALSSLDNALNNVLRVRASVGARLRELDATDGTHGDSVLQYQTTLSELTDLDYAKAITDLTRTQTALEAAQKSFVSISQLSLFNYIGR
- a CDS encoding flagellar basal body P-ring protein FlgI translates to MKARWLYLLCFAACLSGPVAAERIKDLAMVQGVRSNQLIGYGLVVGLDGSGDQTTQTPFTVQSIANMLTQLGVNLPPAAATGLQLKNVAAVMVTASLPPFAKPGQTIDVTVSSLGNAKSLRGGTLLMTPLKGADGQVYAIAQGNVVIAGAGAAAAGSSVTVNHLSAGRIPAGATVERSVASPLTQGDTVQLELHSTDFTTANRVVQSINNAFGAGTAVALDGRMVQVRAPRDPSARVAFLAQVENLNVIAGDAPAKVVLNARTGSVVMNQAVQVDTCAVAHGNLSVTITNEPRVSQPGPLSGGQTVVTQQAQIEIKPEKGNLITIPTSVNLAEVVKALNAVGATPQDLLAILQAMKAAGALRAELEII
- the flgK gene encoding flagellar hook-associated protein FlgK — translated: MTSSIIDIGVRALNVAQYGLVTTQHNIANVNTPGFHRQEIRQSTLLPFGTGAGWLGQGAKVDTVKRIYNEFLDNQVLATTAQSAFFETYSFQVRQLDNLLGDPNSGLSPALQQFFTGVQTVANDPASVPARQLLISSAQALVARFNAMDQRIQGIREGVDTQLQGVTAEINAYAAQIAQLNEKIVLAQNTNRQPPNDLLDQRDQLIAELNERVRATVVKQDDGTFNVFIGNGQALVVGHVPFRLAAVRSTLDPDNLDVVLQTGGGGQIALNQLDLTGGKLGGLLAFRREALDAAQNGLGRVAVTLAETFNNQHRLGQDLLGALGGDFFKLASTTPTVKASDANTGTGVLSASLVTSNAGAAALTTGSYRLTYQAGSNSYVVEDLVNHTTNTVAAGSLATAIPGLTLSMTGSPTDGDSFLVLPSRYGARDISLAIDDVNRIAAGAPIRASAAVSNTGSATITPGTVDATSQPPLNPNLLAPVTITFTSPTTFDVSGVGTGNPTGLSYTSGGAISFNGWTVQISGVPAAGDTFTIGPNTGGIGDGRNALELAALQIRNLLAGNTTTYQGAYSQMVSAVGSRSQEVQINAKAQAALLTQTKQAQQEVSGVNLDEEAANLLRYQQAYQAAAKVVQTGNILFDTILGLR